One genomic region from Cydia amplana chromosome Z, ilCydAmpl1.1, whole genome shotgun sequence encodes:
- the LOC134661614 gene encoding uncharacterized protein LOC134661614, with translation MLTSAARLVSSAFLLLFLLEGHETWMGHNKDKNLLADMGRTLVYDIVRKAETVWSLKDDFGKYKTFGIGEKVYLLRTKMAQMIRLSMRSRQKYSTRTTSQLIQNMTNLQRMCQELFLFMEELIKYDSEIMGRDKIRNVSRLEFGQSCQAAGSMAIPPSVMDNYRRQVVDARRQHIRNTYLQTPLKPPIDVGKEVSESLNTKLTRAPNIQDQGADFMDLAPDFM, from the exons ATGTTGACTAGTGCCGCGCGATTAGTCTCTTCGgcttttcttttattat TCTTGCTGGAAGGCCACGAAACATGGATGGGTCACAATAAAGATAAGAATCTTCTCGCAGATATGGGTCGAACATTGGTCTATGATATCGTGCGTAAAGCAGAAACAGTGTGGTCTTTAAAAGACGACTTTGGGAAGTACAAAACTTTTGGTATTGGAGAAAAAGTATATCTTTTACGTACGAAAATGGCACAAATGATTCGACTGTCTATGCGGAGTCGACAAAAGTATAGTACACGGACAACCAGCCAG TTGATACAGAATATGACAAATCTTCAAAGAATGTGCCAGGAACTCTTTCTTTTCATGGAGGagttgataaaatatgatagtGAAATAATGGGTCGAGATAAAATAAGAAATGTGTCGAGACTCGAATTTGGTCAAAGTTGCCAGGCGGCCGGGTCGATGGCGATCCCACCATCAGTGATGGACAATTATCGTCGCCAAGTGGTGGACGCCAGAAGACAACACATTAGGAACACATATCTGCAGACGCCACTAAAGCCTCCGATCGACGTTGGGAAGGAAGTGAGCGAATCTCTTAACACAAAACTCACTAGAGCACCCAATATTCAAGACCAAGGTGCTGATTTTATGGATCTCGCGCCAGATTTTATGTAA